One window of uncultured Methanoregula sp. genomic DNA carries:
- a CDS encoding AAA family ATPase: MPIQHIHVENFKSFSEIDIDLSDFNIVIGSNAAGKSNFISIFRFLRDIARHGVANAIALQGGSEYLRNAKIGHTKDLVIRVDYLPDRSLEVIDRPGHESSLLGLRSCASSYEFALRFLESGDDFTITRDRLVIGCEVLVCERDGTVIREKAPVGNGELVVSNVNGEVQYTTHIPEGCSLAQNDIVPAMFQGKHIPEKTLLLETIYGYPLPHTEKFFDRIAVYDIDPKLPKKGIALTGKRELDEDAGNLALVIKNLIDDPEKKRKLSNLLRDVLPFVEDFSVRKYMDVSLILTLRERYEKTRDLPASSLSDGTIAIFAMIIALYFEEKPFIIIEEPVSHIHPFLVGRLMTMMKEASEKKQVMITTHSTEVVKHADLSDILLISRDNMGFSLISRPGDKEEVKAFLANEIGIEELYVQNLLGL; this comes from the coding sequence ATGCCGATTCAACATATTCACGTGGAAAATTTCAAGAGTTTTTCCGAAATTGATATCGACCTGTCCGATTTCAACATTGTGATTGGCTCCAATGCTGCGGGGAAATCCAATTTCATTTCGATCTTCAGGTTTTTACGTGATATTGCCCGGCACGGGGTTGCCAATGCCATCGCCCTGCAGGGAGGATCGGAATACCTCCGGAATGCAAAGATCGGGCATACAAAAGATCTTGTCATCAGGGTGGATTACCTCCCCGACCGATCGCTTGAAGTGATAGATCGGCCCGGCCATGAATCATCGCTCCTTGGCCTGAGATCCTGTGCCTCCTCTTACGAATTCGCTCTCCGGTTCCTTGAGTCGGGCGACGACTTCACGATCACCCGGGACCGGCTGGTGATCGGCTGCGAAGTATTGGTCTGCGAGCGTGACGGAACTGTCATCCGGGAAAAAGCTCCTGTCGGTAACGGGGAGCTTGTTGTGTCCAATGTGAATGGAGAAGTGCAGTACACCACCCATATCCCGGAGGGCTGCTCCCTGGCACAAAACGATATTGTGCCGGCCATGTTCCAGGGTAAGCACATACCGGAAAAGACCCTGCTCCTTGAGACCATCTACGGTTATCCCCTTCCCCACACAGAGAAATTTTTTGACAGGATAGCCGTCTATGATATCGATCCAAAACTCCCGAAAAAAGGGATAGCTCTTACCGGAAAACGCGAGCTTGACGAAGATGCCGGTAACCTTGCGCTCGTCATCAAAAATCTTATCGATGATCCCGAGAAGAAAAGGAAACTCTCCAACCTGCTCCGTGACGTGCTGCCGTTTGTCGAGGACTTCTCGGTCCGGAAGTACATGGATGTCTCCCTGATCCTCACGCTTCGCGAGCGGTATGAAAAAACAAGGGACCTCCCTGCATCATCCCTGTCTGACGGGACCATAGCAATCTTTGCCATGATAATCGCTCTCTATTTCGAAGAGAAGCCCTTCATTATTATCGAGGAACCGGTCAGCCATATCCACCCGTTCCTTGTTGGCCGGCTGATGACGATGATGAAGGAAGCATCGGAGAAGAAGCAGGTGATGATCACGACCCATAGCACGGAGGTTGTCAAGCATGCCGACTTATCCGATATCCTGCTCATCTCGCGGGACAATATGGGCTTCTCGCTCATCTCCCGGCCGGGGGACAAGGAAGAAGTGAAGGCATTTCTCGCAAATGAGATCGGCATCGAAGAGCTGTATGTCCAGAACCTGCTGGGACTCTGA
- a CDS encoding nitrogenase component 1: MTSNTSPTDSSRFRGCTLTGALSVTTHVRDAVSVIHGPKGCSHHNISLLHATGLENDRVAIPELISTGLSENDIIFGGEEPLKRTLESASCRDVRAIYVLSTCIIDTIGDDVYGVCAGNFRVPVIPIPTAGFLGGSFQDGVNNALIAIAGTASPCSKTTGVNLIGERNLEYEVEENFREIHRILGNLGLAINTRFVHSASVDQISLLGAGRLNILREPGLAPVGEYLRQRFGTPYITSFPLGLSGTLSFIDAVARACGIDGKRVAEEERSLQADILDGFSDIRDTPAVFDQTPADPESVRAAEEAAGMLRLKLGHGRNSMPLPAAPSVGTYGVKRMLHRWRRAIHA, from the coding sequence ATGACCTCGAACACCTCGCCTACCGATTCATCTAGGTTCCGGGGCTGCACCCTCACGGGGGCGCTCTCGGTGACCACGCACGTCCGCGATGCGGTCAGCGTGATTCACGGGCCAAAGGGCTGCAGTCACCACAACATCTCCCTGCTGCACGCCACGGGACTGGAGAACGATCGTGTTGCCATTCCCGAACTGATCTCAACCGGGCTATCCGAGAACGATATCATCTTTGGCGGGGAAGAGCCGCTTAAAAGGACGCTTGAATCTGCCTCATGCCGGGATGTGAGGGCGATCTATGTTCTCTCCACCTGCATTATCGATACGATCGGGGACGATGTTTACGGGGTTTGTGCCGGGAATTTTCGGGTCCCGGTGATTCCGATCCCGACCGCCGGTTTTCTCGGGGGTTCATTCCAGGACGGGGTAAACAATGCCCTTATTGCTATTGCCGGCACAGCCTCCCCCTGCAGTAAAACTACTGGTGTAAACCTCATAGGTGAACGAAACCTCGAGTACGAAGTCGAGGAGAATTTCCGGGAGATACATCGCATCCTCGGAAATCTCGGCCTTGCGATCAACACCCGGTTTGTGCACTCCGCATCTGTTGATCAGATCTCCCTGCTTGGTGCGGGCAGGCTCAATATTCTCCGCGAACCCGGCCTCGCCCCCGTGGGAGAATACCTCAGGCAGCGTTTTGGTACCCCCTATATCACCTCGTTTCCTCTCGGGCTCTCCGGCACGCTTTCGTTTATCGATGCAGTTGCCCGGGCCTGTGGGATTGACGGGAAACGCGTGGCGGAGGAGGAACGATCCCTGCAGGCGGACATCCTGGACGGTTTCTCAGATATACGGGACACCCCGGCAGTTTTTGACCAGACCCCTGCCGATCCGGAGAGTGTCAGGGCAGCCGAGGAAGCTGCCGGTATGCTGCGGCTGAAGCTGGGTCATGGCCGGAACAGCATGCCACTCCCTGCTGCTCCATCGGTTGGCACGTACGGGGTCAAGCGGATGCTTCACCGCTGGAGGCGGGCGATCCATGCCTGA
- a CDS encoding desulfoferrodoxin, translating to MTKLFEVYKCDLCGNTTKVVHASTGTMVCCGQPMTLQPEKTADVGKEKHVPVIEKSAKGILVKVGSVPHPMEEKHYIEWVEVRHGENVFIRGFKPGEKPEAEFCIADVNVKARAYCNVHGLWTNKA from the coding sequence ATGACAAAACTGTTTGAAGTCTACAAGTGTGATCTGTGCGGGAACACGACAAAAGTTGTCCATGCATCAACGGGAACCATGGTCTGCTGCGGCCAGCCTATGACCCTCCAGCCCGAAAAGACTGCTGACGTGGGAAAAGAGAAACATGTCCCGGTCATCGAGAAATCGGCTAAGGGGATCCTCGTGAAAGTCGGTTCCGTCCCCCACCCGATGGAAGAGAAGCATTACATCGAATGGGTTGAGGTCAGGCACGGCGAGAATGTCTTTATCCGGGGATTCAAGCCCGGTGAGAAGCCCGAAGCTGAGTTCTGCATTGCCGACGTGAATGTCAAGGCCAGGGCCTACTGCAATGTCCACGGGCTCTGGACCAACAAAGCATAA
- a CDS encoding potassium transporter TrkG, translated as MQRFSHLATIVADLGDIFVFIAPITTVPLIVAVLFAEWNMLLPMASVPAIFFGAGMLLRHVPRHERGVRLSTAFCSVALFWFCCALISGLPFVLGLHMGFLDALFEGMAGWTGTAYTMLASPDTAPHTLLFWRSYMQWIGGIGIIAFSIALASSSGLFRSKILRSDSRDEPLMPSIMQAGRAIWRIYGILTFFAIGLILFTGLSLWESVNLALSAISTGGFTPHAEGILYYHSTLLELILIPIMIAGALPFKLYYLIADNRRLSLFGDEQVKLFFLFLAAGVAVLTYDLIFFGNLELLPALQEGLFTAVSAITTTGFQVANLHTWASVTLLFLAMLTFIGGAAGSTAGGIKLDRVSFAYHALTWWFRRLYVSGKVLLPFRIEGRVIPRTTAELLAAKNMLIILLSVVVIFIATLVVIQFHLTTYTVTEIVFNVVSAFSTCGANTGYVSPAMPVISKWIFIIVMWVGRLEVIPVVMLFLALFRRSES; from the coding sequence ATGCAGCGGTTTTCGCATCTGGCAACGATTGTCGCGGACCTCGGGGATATCTTTGTGTTTATCGCCCCAATCACAACCGTTCCCCTGATCGTTGCCGTGCTTTTCGCTGAATGGAACATGCTTCTTCCCATGGCATCGGTTCCTGCAATCTTTTTTGGTGCAGGAATGCTCCTCCGGCATGTTCCCCGCCATGAACGCGGTGTCCGGCTCTCGACCGCGTTCTGTTCTGTAGCCCTCTTCTGGTTCTGTTGTGCCCTCATAAGCGGCCTCCCGTTCGTCCTCGGGCTCCATATGGGATTCCTGGATGCGCTTTTCGAGGGGATGGCGGGCTGGACCGGCACCGCATACACGATGCTTGCTTCTCCGGACACTGCCCCGCATACCCTCCTTTTCTGGCGCTCCTACATGCAGTGGATCGGCGGTATCGGGATCATCGCATTCTCGATCGCTCTCGCGAGCAGTTCCGGTCTCTTCCGCTCGAAGATCCTCCGGAGTGACAGCCGCGATGAACCTCTCATGCCCAGTATCATGCAAGCCGGGCGGGCGATCTGGCGGATCTATGGTATCCTCACCTTCTTTGCTATCGGTCTCATCCTGTTTACCGGTCTCTCCCTCTGGGAGTCGGTCAACCTCGCACTTTCCGCCATCTCCACGGGGGGTTTCACACCTCATGCCGAAGGCATACTCTACTATCACAGCACCCTGCTCGAACTCATCCTTATCCCGATCATGATTGCCGGGGCCCTGCCATTCAAGCTCTATTACCTGATTGCCGACAACCGTCGCCTGAGCCTCTTCGGGGACGAGCAGGTCAAACTCTTCTTCCTGTTTCTTGCCGCCGGTGTAGCCGTCCTTACCTACGACCTCATCTTTTTCGGCAATCTGGAACTACTCCCGGCACTTCAGGAGGGCCTGTTTACCGCTGTCTCGGCCATCACTACGACCGGATTCCAGGTGGCAAACCTCCATACCTGGGCAAGCGTTACCCTGCTCTTCCTTGCCATGCTCACGTTCATTGGCGGGGCTGCCGGCAGCACGGCCGGGGGCATCAAACTCGACCGGGTCTCCTTTGCCTACCATGCCCTGACCTGGTGGTTCCGCCGGCTCTACGTGAGCGGCAAGGTTCTCCTTCCCTTCAGGATCGAAGGCAGGGTTATCCCGAGAACGACCGCAGAACTTCTTGCTGCCAAGAATATGCTCATCATTCTCCTTTCTGTTGTTGTCATCTTCATTGCCACCCTGGTTGTTATCCAGTTCCACCTGACCACCTATACCGTGACGGAAATCGTCTTCAATGTAGTTTCGGCTTTTTCCACCTGCGGGGCCAATACCGGGTATGTCTCTCCGGCTATGCCGGTCATCTCGAAATGGATCTTCATTATCGTCATGTGGGTTGGCAGGCTGGAAGTGATTCCTGTGGTGATGCTCTTCCTTGCCCTGTTCCGGAGATCCGAATCCTGA
- a CDS encoding TspO/MBR family protein: MKSPEKSTLFLALLLIISIGICLFAGFIGSLVTIPEIPTWYAGLHKPALTPPAWVFAPVWTTLYILMGIALFLILRSDGKKQDVDIALLLFASQLVLNVMWSFIFFGLHLVFFGLVCLILLFLILLCTTIWTFRISRNASLLLIPYLLWLCIAAYLNTAVFLLNPV; encoded by the coding sequence ATGAAAAGTCCGGAGAAAAGTACCCTGTTCCTGGCGCTCCTTTTGATTATCTCGATTGGGATCTGCCTGTTTGCAGGATTTATCGGTTCCCTGGTTACCATTCCTGAAATCCCTACCTGGTATGCCGGTCTCCACAAACCTGCCCTGACACCCCCGGCCTGGGTCTTTGCTCCGGTGTGGACTACCCTGTATATCCTGATGGGGATTGCATTGTTCCTGATCCTGCGGTCGGATGGAAAGAAACAGGATGTTGATATCGCCCTGTTGCTGTTTGCCTCCCAGCTGGTTCTCAACGTAATGTGGTCGTTTATCTTTTTTGGCCTCCACCTCGTCTTCTTCGGACTGGTCTGCCTCATCCTGCTCTTTTTGATCCTGCTCTGTACCACGATCTGGACCTTCCGTATCTCCCGGAATGCAAGTCTGCTGCTTATTCCGTATCTTCTCTGGCTCTGTATTGCTGCGTATCTCAATACTGCCGTCTTCCTCCTCAATCCGGTGTAG
- a CDS encoding FprA family A-type flavoprotein yields the protein MVSRVIKPGIYWVGALDFDRRIFDELIPLPDGTSYNSYLIRGSEKTALIDTVDPAKEFELISNIVKLGIETIDYIVINHAEQDHSGSLPMILEFFPNAVIVTNEKCRDLLVALLHVPADRFRIIKDNETLSLGDRTLEFLITPWTHWPETQLTYLREDKILFSCDLFGFHQAASELFVTDTAQAYRSAKRYYAEIMMPFRGSIKGHVERVRALPLEMIAPSHGPIHRSPQFILDAYADWVSDSVKNEVVIPYISMHGSTQKMVEHLTEALIARGINVRPFNLTHTDIGELALALVDAATIVVATPTVLFGPHPQVVYATYLANMLKPKVRFASVVGSFGWGGKSVDMIVKMLDHVKVEVLEPVIVKGQPDETAMLALDRLADEILKKHKEINLL from the coding sequence ATGGTTTCACGCGTTATCAAACCCGGAATATACTGGGTAGGTGCACTGGATTTTGACCGGCGGATCTTTGATGAGCTCATTCCGCTTCCCGATGGCACGAGCTACAACTCGTATCTCATCCGGGGCAGCGAGAAGACGGCGCTCATCGACACGGTTGATCCCGCAAAGGAATTCGAACTGATCTCGAATATCGTCAAACTGGGAATCGAAACGATTGATTATATTGTCATCAACCATGCCGAGCAGGACCATTCCGGTTCCCTGCCAATGATCCTGGAGTTCTTCCCGAATGCTGTTATTGTCACAAACGAAAAATGCCGTGATCTTCTCGTTGCCCTGCTGCATGTCCCCGCTGACCGGTTCCGGATCATCAAAGACAATGAGACCCTCTCGCTCGGCGACCGGACGCTCGAGTTCCTCATCACCCCCTGGACTCACTGGCCCGAGACCCAGCTGACCTATCTCCGCGAGGATAAGATCCTCTTCTCCTGCGATCTCTTCGGGTTCCACCAGGCAGCAAGCGAACTCTTTGTCACCGATACCGCGCAGGCATACCGGTCCGCGAAACGGTATTATGCCGAGATCATGATGCCATTCCGCGGCAGTATCAAGGGGCATGTCGAACGGGTCAGGGCTCTCCCGCTCGAGATGATAGCGCCAAGCCATGGCCCCATCCACCGCTCACCTCAGTTCATTCTCGATGCCTATGCGGACTGGGTATCAGACTCAGTGAAGAATGAAGTGGTGATCCCGTACATATCCATGCATGGGAGCACCCAGAAAATGGTGGAGCATCTCACTGAAGCGCTCATTGCCCGGGGTATCAACGTCCGCCCCTTCAACCTCACGCACACCGATATCGGGGAGCTTGCGCTGGCACTCGTGGATGCGGCAACGATTGTTGTCGCTACCCCGACGGTCCTTTTCGGTCCCCACCCCCAGGTCGTGTATGCCACGTACCTGGCCAACATGCTCAAACCTAAGGTACGGTTTGCCTCGGTTGTCGGATCGTTTGGCTGGGGGGGGAAGTCTGTCGATATGATCGTCAAGATGCTCGACCATGTAAAGGTTGAAGTGCTGGAACCGGTCATTGTCAAAGGACAGCCTGATGAAACTGCCATGCTGGCCCTTGACCGGCTGGCAGACGAAATATTGAAGAAACATAAGGAGATCAACCTACTCTAG
- a CDS encoding nitrogenase component 1: MPECSNPLWPCAMTGAAACLAGFEGMSVVIHGSSGCYYYPATLLHAPLHGTFILEHEVIFGSEERLVEVVSGLSGKDRKIAVITTCVPAILGEDIRSMLENYDVILVDSPGFAGDVETGYRKALAALPCRVDTDIPGVNIDGVSLSDPYAAGNVQELQRLLRLASVPVATVFCQDRFERLSASAAYTVGTNSDFASGIGEYCGGTLGPEAVRATFGRLGDLFEDADVSPVLAEADVQEERIIRACDKYLQRFDPPSVVIAAGYSYALFAARMLEQYLDADIRCICSRNPPGECRYPAEQVTGMGQVRNLIASHDPDLVIGSSFERAVSPGRAFAGMTPPLRGEIRLAPRPLAGINGSLSFVEQVLNAVLDTRPDTSPLQV, encoded by the coding sequence ATGCCTGAATGCAGCAATCCGCTCTGGCCCTGCGCAATGACGGGTGCTGCTGCCTGCCTTGCCGGGTTCGAGGGTATGAGCGTGGTCATCCATGGTTCGAGCGGCTGTTATTATTATCCGGCCACTCTCCTCCATGCCCCCCTCCACGGGACCTTTATCCTCGAACACGAGGTGATATTCGGCTCGGAGGAACGGCTCGTGGAAGTGGTAAGCGGGCTTTCCGGCAAAGACCGGAAGATCGCGGTCATCACTACCTGCGTTCCGGCCATTCTCGGCGAGGATATCCGGTCGATGCTGGAGAACTACGATGTCATCCTCGTGGACAGCCCGGGTTTTGCCGGTGACGTGGAGACCGGCTACCGGAAGGCGCTCGCAGCGCTTCCCTGCCGGGTCGATACGGATATACCCGGCGTGAATATCGATGGTGTTTCCCTCTCGGATCCCTATGCTGCCGGAAATGTCCAGGAGCTGCAACGCCTGCTCCGGCTGGCCTCGGTCCCGGTTGCCACCGTGTTCTGCCAGGACCGTTTTGAACGGCTCTCTGCATCTGCTGCATACACGGTCGGGACCAACAGCGATTTTGCCAGTGGTATCGGGGAGTATTGCGGTGGGACGCTCGGCCCGGAAGCAGTCAGGGCCACCTTTGGCCGGCTTGGTGACCTGTTTGAGGATGCAGACGTGTCACCGGTGCTTGCTGAGGCCGATGTGCAGGAGGAGCGGATCATCCGGGCGTGCGACAAATACCTGCAGCGGTTCGATCCCCCGTCGGTGGTGATCGCAGCAGGATATTCGTATGCTCTCTTTGCAGCCCGGATGCTCGAACAGTATCTCGATGCGGATATCCGCTGTATCTGTTCCCGCAATCCCCCGGGAGAGTGCAGGTACCCTGCTGAGCAGGTTACCGGTATGGGACAGGTCCGGAATCTCATCGCGTCCCATGATCCCGATCTTGTCATCGGGTCCTCCTTTGAACGGGCCGTGAGCCCCGGCCGGGCATTTGCCGGCATGACTCCCCCCCTGCGTGGAGAGATCCGTCTTGCCCCCCGTCCCCTTGCGGGAATAAACGGCTCCCTCTCTTTTGTCGAGCAGGTGCTTAACGCGGTGCTCGATACCCGGCCCGATACCAGCCCCCTCCAGGTCTGA
- the cfbC gene encoding Ni-sirohydrochlorin a,c-diamide reductive cyclase ATP-dependent reductase subunit, which yields MKQIALYGKGGIGKSTTSANLSAALSLMDLDVLQIGCDPKRDSTRMLMHGSFIPTVMDLVRTRGDAAISLSDIVFTGFNGVRCVEAGGPEPGVGCAGRGIIATFQLLEKFGDLKGDVIVYDVLGDVVCGGFAMPMREGYAQEIYLVTSGELMSLYAANNICKAIKRLASRAKSKCRLAGVICNAKGEPREEELVREFAERVNSSLVEYIPRDRIVQLAELNKKTVLEYDPASSQAACYRSLATHVMENTRLTIPTPLEIDDLEHLAYRFI from the coding sequence ATGAAGCAGATCGCCCTGTACGGCAAAGGTGGCATTGGAAAATCCACCACATCGGCCAACCTCTCGGCAGCACTCTCCTTAATGGATCTCGATGTCCTGCAGATAGGGTGCGATCCCAAGCGGGACAGCACACGGATGCTGATGCACGGGAGTTTCATCCCGACCGTCATGGACCTGGTCCGGACCCGGGGCGATGCTGCAATCTCCCTTTCGGATATTGTGTTTACCGGGTTCAACGGCGTACGATGTGTCGAGGCCGGAGGGCCTGAGCCCGGTGTCGGCTGTGCAGGCAGGGGTATCATCGCCACCTTCCAGCTCCTGGAGAAGTTCGGCGACCTCAAGGGAGACGTGATTGTATACGACGTGCTCGGCGACGTGGTCTGCGGGGGATTTGCCATGCCCATGCGGGAAGGGTATGCACAGGAAATCTACCTTGTAACCTCGGGCGAGCTGATGTCGCTGTATGCCGCAAACAACATCTGCAAGGCGATAAAACGGCTCGCATCCCGGGCCAAGAGCAAGTGCCGGCTTGCCGGGGTGATCTGCAATGCGAAGGGTGAACCCCGCGAGGAGGAACTGGTGCGTGAGTTTGCAGAACGGGTGAACAGTTCGCTTGTCGAGTACATTCCCCGCGACCGGATCGTCCAGCTTGCCGAGCTTAACAAGAAGACGGTTCTCGAATACGATCCGGCTTCATCCCAGGCTGCCTGTTACCGCTCGCTTGCCACTCATGTCATGGAAAATACCCGTCTCACCATCCCCACCCCCCTTGAGATCGATGACCTCGAACACCTCGCCTACCGATTCATCTAG
- a CDS encoding rubredoxin: protein MERYVCQICGHKYDPDKGEPLQNIAPGVGFDALPPNWLCPVCSAEKTLFAKV from the coding sequence ATGGAACGATACGTCTGCCAGATCTGCGGCCACAAATACGATCCTGACAAGGGAGAACCGCTCCAGAATATTGCCCCGGGTGTCGGATTTGATGCACTTCCCCCCAACTGGTTATGCCCGGTCTGCAGTGCAGAGAAAACCCTGTTTGCAAAGGTGTGA